The window CCGGGAGACAACTCACAGAAAACGTACGAGCATGCACCACAACGGCAAACGGCAGTAGTCCTACACGGCAAGGCAGCAGGCCGCAGGCCAAAGGCCAaaggagcgggcggcggtgaTCGCGGCCTCGGGAGGAACAATTCAACTTCACATACGTAGTTCTCTCTCTTTTACTCACATGTGCTGGAGCAGACTGGGCTGGCCGACAGGGTATGCCATGGCCCACTTGACATACCCGTGACTCCGCCACTGCTGGCCGAATATCTAAACGGGGGTTTCCTCGAATCTCTGCTAGCGGTACTCACCCACGGTCATCCGCCATTCAAGATCTTGTTGCGGGGCGTGGTGTGTGGATATGGTGTGGATAGAGATGAGCATTGCTGTTGCTTGCTGTCGTGGGGTTCGCCGCTTCGTTTCCTCCTGCGCCTGTGGATCAGTAGCATGGGAGGCTCGTGTatcctcttgttcttcttgttcaGTCGAAGTTGGAGGCCATCGACATCAGGAGGAGTAGCGACGCGAATGGAGGGATCGCGGGTATGGCTTTGGTAAGGGAAGCGCAGGTGAGAAAAGAATTCGATTTTTCGTAGAAATATCTTCCAACTCACGATTTTGATGTGTCTGCACCTCTTCCCACCTCCTTGATTCTGACAGAAGGGTCCAGCGTGAGGAGTGAGCCCGATATAagtgaaaaatgttttcaattgttttcgatGTTTAAAGTATAGATACCGAAGCGCAGATGGGAGGTGGAGTACCATTGTAGTAATAGGGCTTTTTTCCTATGGATTTTTTTGTATAATAAAGCGCATTCATCGCATGTTCTTACCAAATTAAGAACGGATCATTGCTCAATTTGCCTTTCGCAACCTCTGCTTTAGCAATTTAAAGTCATGACACCAATACTCTCAAATACCCGGACTTGCTTGGAAACAAGTTTGTCAGCTCAGGTGTGCTCGTTGTTCACAGGCATGTCAAGAACTCATCGATTGAGAACCAATGCAATTTGAcgttcatcttattcaaaatatGTGTTTAAATAAATCAGATTTCCATTTGAAGTAAATTACACAAATAATACTAGTGCTATGTATTTCCGATCGAAAAACAAACGGAGCAAAACGAGCTGAAATTAACCTGAGTTAATCTTTTAACTGATTTATACTCTATCTGATCTGAAATAGTAGTAGCATCGTTTTATAGAATTtgcctcaaattaaaatttaatcTATTTTAAACGCATATTTCCAATAGggagctcttggagaacatgtGCAAGGTCGCGCACCAGTTCCACTTGCAGGGGGGACGGCTTCGTCTCGTTTCAGGAGCTGATGGCCGCAGCAAGTGCAACAATTCGGGAGCAGCTGCAAGTAGCTAGCTAGAACAGAGGATAACGGAGTTTACATTTCACTTGATCCAAATATTCGTTACAAAGATctaccgaaatatgattcaggTTATGTATGTACGTGGCCCATCCTGCTGACAACGAATGTTTGCTGCAAAAATAAAATGGACTGACGGAGCAGCTTCCAATTTGTGAGATCCGTAGTGAAATGCACCGGTTTGTTGGAGGAAAAACTCTGGATGTGCAGTCTGCACCTGGCTATTATGAGGGTTTTCATGTCTGATAATTTTGGTAGTTGTGAAAGATATAAGAATCTCAGCGCTATACTGCTACTAAAACTGAAAGTGCCGCTTAACAGAATTCCTCAAGAGAAGACATGAACGCTAAGCTTACAGaactcaagaaaaaaaaacatcctgCACATATATAGCAATCAAAGTTTATGCAGTCATTTCACAAGTAAATCTTCCGTTAACAAAACAgcctaaattaaaaaaaaaagatgggtgtaacattttttttttttgcgaacatTCACCCATGAAACTGAAACATCACATAGATGCTACAGGCTTCAGGAAATTTTGCTGTCGGATAAACTTCGCGGATTACACACATGAACGAGTAGGGAAAGCAGGGAGGCCCCGTTCAGGACACAAGAATTTTGTCCCCGATGAAAACTTCATTCCGAAGGGTACCAGAAGGGATTTTGGTTCTTCAGCGTTATTCTTAACTGATCTCCGTTCTTCATGGAACAGTGACTCTAGGAGTCATGGGACGGAAGAGTGAGGCGGAGCTCAAGGGCGACAGCAATACAGCATGGGCCCCATGGCCAACTTGTCGTTTTGCATACTAAAGTTGGCGTTGCTAGGGGTTCGATTTTATGGTGGGTGCCGACTGGGTTTGCCGAGCGGTGGCCGGCGATCGACAATATGGATCAGATTAGTGTCGGTGACTAAATGTGAGTTTTTCCAAAACGAAAAAATACATTTAGAGGTTCACTTTTAACCTAGCTTAAAAAATGATTCCACGTTATAATATCTCGATCTGTGCAAATATGTGAAACCGAAGCCAGTAAAATCCCTCCCAATGGACGCTCCATCGTGCTGATCAAGTCAGCCATGTCAGTGCGAGGGCAGCCTTCCTAGTTCCTACTAATGCCACACTGAGAGTGTGTTTAGTTGGAGAGCGAGGTTGAATGGAGTGGTTCCGTCCCTATTTTTTAAAATCGAATGGCTCTTATACAtctgtttggttggagggatgGAGTGGCTCTATTTCTTGTTTGGTTGAAGGGATGAGATAACAGAATAATTTGACTGTCTGCATCCGTTTGTGGGTCCCACGTGTCAGCtatgtcttcttcctctgccaccACCTGCTGCCCATCCATCCTCCGCGCCCGATCTGCCGGCACGCCACCGCCGAGGccctccaccacgccgccgtcgcggagGCCCTCTGTTCCAGTCCGCCGCGCCGTTGTCGCGGAGGCCCCACGCTCCGCCCATGCCCCCGAGCTCCGGTGGAGCACCGCGCTTTGCCCCTGCATCCCTGCTCCCGCCCTCGCTCTGCCCCTGCCCCGACTTCCGGTGGAGCTCCGCTCCAACCGCTCCCGCCCCAACTCTACCCCTCCGTCCCCTTCGAGCTCCAgtcgagctccgccccgccgctccGAACCGAGCTCCGCCCTCTCCGCTTCTGCCCAAGTGCCGCAGGAAATCCACCTACTCCGCGCGCGAGCGCCAACTAGGCTCGGCCCGAGCGCCACCCCTGCTCCGCGCCGAGCGCCGAGTGCCATGCTTTGCCCCGCGCTGTGCTCGTCGTGTCGAAGCGTCAAGGGCTCACGGCGAGAGACACCGTACAAGATGCTAAACTTCAGGTAGCTATTAGATTTCAAGGTATGTATTTTTCTAaatccaaaaaatatttttttttcaagtcaGGAAACAAAACAAGAATTTGTGAATTCCGGACCAAAGGTTAAACCCTCCTTCCCCGTGCCAAACTAGCTTCGCCGAGCAGCTTTCCTGCTCCGCCACTTCCCTGTCCGTCGACCCTCGGCGCCCGAGTAACTTGATCTCAAACGAAATGGAAGTCAATGGCAATGCACTCTATATAAATATCGAAAAGAGAAGTTTCTAGCCATAACCTTATCATCCTGAGCAGCTCTAGCGTTGCATTTTACAGAGTgtttggaggagagagaaaaggtTAGACATGGTGGGATACATTGGAGGAGATGATGCTAACGATGAAACGCTAGCACCCGGTGCTCTATTTTGCTCCCAGCGtcaaaaatagaaaattattTTCGACAGCTGTTTTTTTTCTTAGGGCTTTTCACATAGGAGAGAGAAGAACTGCAGGACCCGCTTGGTTGGTGGAGAGGATCGTGCGGAGGTGCTACACACTGGAGCTGCCCTAGCCTTGCATCATCCATTGCTGCTGCCTTCCTTCCATGGAGCTTCTCAGAGCCAGATGGAAACCAAAAACAAAACCGGTGGAGATGACCGTCGACTGAAAACCTTCCCCAACCGGTGTACATCTCAGCACTACCTGTCACGCCGGGCAAGGACGGCGAACTGTACATaagtcgccggcgccggacagTACAGTAGACACAACGAACCCGGTGAGTGATGTACAGTAGGCACAACGCCGGGCGCCCCAGCCGGTTGGGATGCAAACGGGGCGGGCTTTGCCGCGAGCCCGCTGGGTCAACCCGCGCCACCAACCCGCATAACCCGCGCCGCGAGTCCGCATAGCTGGAGTGGTGCACGCGGGTTTGCCCGCGCTGCCCGGCGGCGCCGCATCCCGCATGTGGCAACGACCGCGTACGACCTGACTAATACAAGAAGACGACGACCACGACCGCCGCAGTGAACCCGATGAGGATGACGTCCGCGCCGGCCACCGACCGGTCGGGCCTCCCGCCTCCCCCGGGCTGCGACACGCCGGCGGGCCttgccgccccccccccccccccccccccccccgtggcTCGGCGATGCAAAGCATCAGCGGCTTGggcaccgccaccgcggccaccaCGTCGGCAAGAAACTCCAGGAGGAGGAGCCATGGCAGCGACCGAAAGCTGCGGCGGCTCGCCATCCTACAGAAATCTTGCAAAACTCTCTCGCAGCTCGCCCCTTGCAAAACTCTAGAGAAATTTGTGTTAGGAAATAAACCACGTCGTGTACGTACATGGCGTGTCAGGTCGAGGTCGCGGCGAGTCCGTCGTGTGTGCGACGAGTATGTCTGAGTCCAGAATGTTGGTATGGCTACGTTCTGTTTAGGTTGTTAGGATCTAGTCACGTGTGTGCATGCGTTCTCCTCGTTTGAGTTAGTTAGCTTGTTTAGATTTTTGATCGAGTCTATACCGGGTCTGTTGGTGCACGAGTAGGTGCTCGTGTTCGGGTCCAGCAGAATGGTGAGCACGACGTGCGGCGCGTGCGGCTCGGATGACCAAGTCGGAGGCTTGTAGAAGCAGCGGAAGGGACGCCACTTGGGCTCGCGGATGAAGACGGTGACCGGTTCTTGCGTGAAGTTAGATGCTcacgaaggagaagaagccgggTCGCCAGGACGTGCGTGGGTGGGCGCCGAGTTCGCTCGAGTGTGGTGGCGTGGGCGCTGTGTGTCGCCAAGGCCTATAAGTGGTCATGTAATCCTTGTGTGCAGAGTTGAGTCGAGTCCATTTGATCAATAGAACAGCCAACATACAGGCCGTGTGCGCGGCTGGGGCGTTCGTCGCCAATGCAAAGCTGTTTCTTCTGTTCATCTTAGCTTCTACTGTTCTTCTTAGCTTCTCCTACCTCCGTTCGTTGTGAGAGAGAACAAAGGGATCAATTCCaataattggtatcagagccttgTATGCCCAAGATCATGCACTACTACCTCAAGCAAGAAGACATGGTGTTGGTTCCGCAAGGCGCCGGGGGGAGCTTGGTGTCGATGTCCTACCCGGTGTTGTCGCCAGCGGGCTACACGGCGTGGGCGATCAAGGTGGAGGCGATCCTCGACGCGCAAGGCCTCTGGGAGGCTGTGTCACCGTCGGGCAATGGCGTGGTGGATGCGCACAAGAACAAGACGGCACGGGCGCAGCTACTGCAGGCGCTGCCCGAGGACATCCTCATGCAGGTGTCAACGAAGAAGATGGCGAAGGAGGTTTGGGAGAGCTTCAAGACGAGGTTCGTCGGCGCCGATCGTATCAAGACGGCGCGCCTCGCCACGCTCAAGGGGGACTTCGACAAGCTGTGCATGGTGGACGGGGATGCGCTGGACGACTATGCCGGGAAGATCAGCGGCATGGCCGCGAAGTTCGCCGGCCTCGGGTCCACGCTCGACGACGCcgccatggtgaagaagctgctCGACACCGTGCCCGATCACCTGTACCCGGCGGTGGCGGGAATCGAGCAGTTCTACGACGTCGCAACAATGACGTTCGAGGAGGCGCTCGGGCGGCTGAAGGCCTTCGACGAgcggtcgcggcggcgcgctcagATCACCGGTGGACAGGCGCCGTCCGGTGGTCACGGTGGTGGTGAGAAACTTCTGCTCACAGAGGCGGAATAGAAGGCGCGGCACAAGGCGAAGTCCGGGATCGGGaggtgcttcaactgcggcgTTCGCGGCCACTTCGCGCGGGATTGCCGCAAGCCGAAGAAAGAGGAGGCATTGCTCGCCAAAGCCGACGAGGAGGCGTCGCTGCTTTGAGCGGCGTACAGCGCCGTGTTTAGGGGGAGTCCGGCGTCGTGGTTTAGGGGGAGATTGTTAGGAAATAAACCACGTCGTGTACGTACATGGCGTGTCAGGTCGAGGTCGTGGCGAGTCCGTCGTGTGTGCGACGAGTATGTCTGAGTCCAGAATATTGGTATGGCTACGTTCTGTTTAGGTTGTTAGGATCTGGTCACGTGTGTGCGTGCATTCTCCTCGTTTGAGTTAGTTAGCTTGTTTAGATTTTTGATCGAGTCTGTACCGGGTCTGTTGGTGCACGAGTAGGTGCTCGTGTTCGAGTCGAGCAGAATGGTGAGCACGACGTGCGGCGCGTGCGGCTCGGATGACCAAGTTGGAGGCTTGCAGAAGAAGCGGAAGGGACGCCACTTGGGCTCGCGGATGAAGACGGTGACCGGTTCTTGCGTGAAGTTAGGTGCTcacgaaggagaagaagccgggTCGCCAGGACGTGCGTGCGTGGGCGCCGAGTTCGCTCGAGTGTGGTGGCGTGGGCGCTGTGTGTCGCCAAGGCCTATAAGTGGTCATGTAATCCTTGTGTGCAGAGTTGAGTCGAGTCCATTTGATCAATAGAACAGCCAACATACAGGCTGTGTGCGCGGCTGGGGCGTTCGTCGCCAATGCAAAGCTGCTTCTTCTGTTCATCTTAGCTTCTACTGTTTTTCTTAGCTTCTCCTACCTCCGTCCGTTGTGAGAGAGAGAACAGAGAGATCAATTCCAACAATTTGGAGAATTCCAAAGTACAATGTGATGCCCTGTTCCCTCCGCCTCTCAATTCCAAAGTAGAATAATCTTGCTAGCTACTGACATTCTGACAATCGTGCTTGCTTGAGCAGGTTCTCACAAAAGCAAGGGGCCCGCGCATCCCCAACCACGCGTTGGGCCGCCTCATAGCTGCCGTCGCGCCTTCAGCGGTGGCCGCCTCCATCCCCTCTGAAGGGCTTGCGCAGGGGAGGCaagaagcggcggcggtggcaattCAGTCCTCGTCGTCCGTGCCGGTGCTGCTGAGGCTTGCCAAGTTCGGCGCCGCTAGACGGACCGAGTCCGGCAACGCGGCGGTGCTGCTGCGGCACGTGGCGGCTGGGAACGAGGCGGCGGTCTGGGCACTCTTGCTCCTTACCCTGGACGGCGACGACGCGTGCGTCGGGCTCGTGACGGATGGTGCCGTCGACGCACTCTTCGCCGTGGCGGCGCGGTCAGCACGCTCGCGGCCACAGCGCTCACCAGCCTCGCCACCGTTGATATCAACAAATGCAGCATCAGGGCACACCCCTCTGTCATCGCCACGGAATCGCGGATGCATACGGGCTGCCGCAAAACCCGCAAAATCAAGAGGCGCTATGCGGGCTGCCGCATTTGCCTGTGATAGGACTCGCGGCTTGTGCGGACGCGGGGCGGTCAGCCGCAAACTGCCCCGCTTGCATCCATACCAGCCGgttacgccggcggcggcggcgacgcagccgccgcctccaccagctCCTGCTCCTCGGCCTTGCCCGGGGCCGCCGCACGGCGCagctgccgcgcgcgcgcgcacaggaACGCGCCGAGCGCCACCTGCATTGCGACGgccacgccggcgagcgcgatcCCGAACCTCTCGCCGAAGTTGAGCCGCTGCCACGCTGACTTCTCGGCTGGAGGGCCCGCGCGAGGAGGGGGACGGCTCGCTCCCGGGAGTCCCGGCACCGGTGGCAGCGGGGAGCGGGGCTCGTCGCCGCTCCCGGGCGcagcgtgctgctgctgctggcgcggTGGGGGCGGGAgggggagcggcgccggcgcgggggccgGAG is drawn from Panicum virgatum strain AP13 chromosome 1N, P.virgatum_v5, whole genome shotgun sequence and contains these coding sequences:
- the LOC120656128 gene encoding translation initiation factor IF-2-like gives rise to the protein MATATAAARHKLAGKPEPCCAANNSTRVNVLLPQEPRRPPAPSPADACPMAPRGSESPRARRALTVAAALLAQLLLSSLPLTDAAAGSPSPAPAPAPLPLPPPPRQQQQHAAPGSGDEPRSPLPPVPGLPGASRPPPRAGPPAEKSAWQRLNFGERFGIALAGVAVAMQVALGAFLCARARQLRRAAAPGKAEEQELVEAAAASPPPPA